TCAGCGGCGACACCGTGCGCTGGCGCTCGGACAAGGGCGATGTCGTCGCGCTGCGATGCGGGGTCGCGCGCCCGGCCGCGCTGGCGCCGTCCTCCAGACTGCAAGTGGTCGACGCGGCACAGTGGTTCATCACCGACGAGTCGGACTCCGGCGTCGCGTACGTGGCCGTCGACCACCGCCCCTACGTCGCGCTCTGGCTGCCGCGAGACTCCGGCCCGGCGCCGATCAGCGAGGTCACCGCGGTGATCGACAAGCACCTGCAGCCCGGCCCGCTCGAACTGCACTGAGCCGGTCGGAGATCGGTCAGCGGATCTCCGGCTTGCGGGGACGTCCCAGCAGCATCGCGATCGCGTCCGGGACGGTCAGCCCGTCGTGGCACACCTGGTCGACCGCATCGGTCAACGGGACGTCGACGCCGTGCAGCTTGGCGAGAGCGCGCACCGACGAGCAGGACTTCACGCCCTCGGCGACCTGACCGTTGGTGGCGGCCTGCGCCTCGTCGAGCGTCTTGCCCTGCCCCAGCGCGTATCCGAAGGTCCGGTTCCGCGAGAGCGGCGACGAGCAGGTCGCGACGAGGTCGCCGATTCCGGCCAGCCCGGCCAGCGTGCGCACGTCGGCGCCAGCGGCGACGCCCAGGCGCATGGTCTCGGCCAGGCCGCGGGTGATGATCGTGGCGAGGGTGTTCTGCCCGAAGCCCTGCCCGGCCGCCATGCCGCAGGCCAGCGCGATCACGTTCTTCACCGCGCCGCCGAGTTCGCAGCCCACCACGTCGGTGTTGGTGTACACCCGGAAATAGCTGGTGGAGAAGGCCTCCTGCAGCGCGACCGCCCGCTCCTCGTCGACGCAGCCGATCACCGTCGCGGCCGGTTGGCCCGCGGCGACCTCTTTCGCGAGGTTGGGGCCGGAGAGGACGGCGATCCGCTCGGGTCCGGCACCGGTCACGTCGGCGATGACCTCCGACATGCGCAGCACCGTCGACGTCTCGACGCCCTTGGAGAGTGACACGTAGGTCATGTCGTCGGTGAGCCTCGGCAGCCATCGCTCCAGATTGGCGCGCATCGACTGCGAGGGGACGCCCAGCACCACGACGTCGGCGCCGTCGAGTGCCTGTGCCTCGTCGCTCACCGCGTGCAGTCCGGCGGGCAGGGCGATGCCGGGCAGGTAATCGGGGTTCTCATGGGTGGTGTTGATGGCGTCGGCGAGTTCGGGGCGCCGCGCCCAGATCCGCGTCGGCGTACCCGCGTCGACGAGCACCTTCGCCACGGTCGTGCCCCACGACCCGGCCCCCATCACAACGGCCTGCACTCTGATCCCCTCTCGCCGACGACTCCGATGCTCACCCTATCGGTCAAACCTCGATGAGTTTGCCGCTCTTGGCCACCTCGGGGACCGTGCACGAGGACAGGTCGAAGCAACAGGGCCGCCGTTTGCCCGAGCGCATCTTGTCGATCGCCACTTCGACGCGCCGTGCGCG
This genomic interval from Gordonia sp. X0973 contains the following:
- a CDS encoding DUF3515 domain-containing protein — protein: MATDDSTHDTDAPDDDAAGRDGRLSPALLATLITIPIMVLAGFVTFAVMRGHGGTQLDSMAAAPGSQAACAPFLAALPDRLGDYRNKSVSGDTVRWRSDKGDVVALRCGVARPAALAPSSRLQVVDAAQWFITDESDSGVAYVAVDHRPYVALWLPRDSGPAPISEVTAVIDKHLQPGPLELH
- a CDS encoding NAD(P)H-dependent glycerol-3-phosphate dehydrogenase; amino-acid sequence: MQAVVMGAGSWGTTVAKVLVDAGTPTRIWARRPELADAINTTHENPDYLPGIALPAGLHAVSDEAQALDGADVVVLGVPSQSMRANLERWLPRLTDDMTYVSLSKGVETSTVLRMSEVIADVTGAGPERIAVLSGPNLAKEVAAGQPAATVIGCVDEERAVALQEAFSTSYFRVYTNTDVVGCELGGAVKNVIALACGMAAGQGFGQNTLATIITRGLAETMRLGVAAGADVRTLAGLAGIGDLVATCSSPLSRNRTFGYALGQGKTLDEAQAATNGQVAEGVKSCSSVRALAKLHGVDVPLTDAVDQVCHDGLTVPDAIAMLLGRPRKPEIR